The Amaranthus tricolor cultivar Red isolate AtriRed21 chromosome 6, ASM2621246v1, whole genome shotgun sequence genome has a segment encoding these proteins:
- the LOC130814727 gene encoding replication protein A 70 kDa DNA-binding subunit A yields the protein MPVNLTRNAIAAILDGDINFKPLVQVLDIKLINSKSNQERYRLLLSDGSSSHQAMIAIQLNHLVKSADVRPGSVIQLIEYICSDVQNRKIIVIINLETIIPECEIIGNPPIPIASESAAGNVYSNNNAGNIARGINVQVAAASNSYNERNFRPTVQPAYQPPPNYRNHGSVVKNDAPARILPINALNPYQGRWAIKARVTAKGDLRRYNNAKGDGKVFSFDLLDSDGGEIRVTCFNAVVDRFYDVIEVSKVYMISKGTLKPAQRNFNHLKNEWEIFLESTSTVDLCPDEDVSIPRQQFSFRPISEIESAENNSILDMIGIVIAVNPSVPILRKNGMETQRRIINLKDMSGRSIELTLWGDFCNREGQDLQEMFESGYFPVIAVKAAKVNDFSGKSVGTISSTQLFVNPDIPEAHKLTEWFQRGGKDCAAQSISKDVMPLGGKNERRKTISQIKDEGLGRSEKPDWVTVKATIAFIKTDNFCYTACPLMIGDRRCNKKVTKSGNARWVCDRCNQEFEECDYRYLLQAQIQDHSGVVWVTAFQETGEEILGCPANELYKLKSEEQDDRFAEIIRSKIFVPFLFKLKIKEETYGEEQRVKTTVVRADKIDYVAESRHLLDTITKHRKR from the exons ATGCCGGTGAATCTGACGCGAAATGCGATTGCAGCTATACTTGATGGCGACATCAACTTTAAACCTCTGGTTCAGGTTTTGGATATTAAACTCATTAATTCGAAGTCTAATCAGGAACGTTATCGTCTTCTCTTATCGGATGGCAGCTCGTCTCACCAAGCCATGATTGCAATTCAGCTCAATCATCTTGTTAAGTCTGCCGATGTTCGTCCAGGTTCCGTTATTCAATTGATTGAATATATCTGTAGCGACGTCCAAAATCGCAA GATTATTGTCATCATCAACTTGGAAACCATCATACCTGAGTGTGAGATCATCGGGAATCCACCAATACCCATTGCAAGTGAATCTGCCGCAGGAAATGTATATTCAAACAATAATGCTGGTAATATAGCCAGAGGAATCAATGTACAAGTAGCTGCAGCAAGTAATAGTTACAATGAGCGCAATTTCCGACCCACTGTTCAGCCTGCATACCAGCCACCTCCAAATTATAGAAATCATGGTTCTGTTGTGAAGAATGATGCTCCTGCACGTATACTTCCAATTAATGCACTTAATCCTTATCAGGGACGCTGGGCTATCAAAGCAAGAGTAACAGCTAAAGGCGATCTTCGGCGTTATAACAATGCTAAAGGTGATGGAAAGGTGTTTTCGTTTGATCTCCTTGATTCAGATGGTGGAGAGATTCGCGTTACATGCTTTAATGCTGTTGTTGACCGCTTTTATGATGTGATTGAGGTTTCAAAGGTTTATATGATCTCAAAGGGTACCTTAAAGCCTGCACAGAGGAATTTCAACCATTTGAAAAACGAGTGGGAGATTTTTCTGGAATCAACTTCTACTGTTGACCTTTGCCCAGATGAAGATGTTTCGATACCCAGGCAGCAGTTCAGCTTCCGACCTATCAGCGAAATTGAGAGTGCTGAAAACAATTCCATTTTAGATATGATTGGTATTGTAATAGCAGTTAATCCTTCAGTTCCCATATTGAGGAAGAATGGGATGGAAACACAGAGAAGGATTATAAATCTGAAAGATATGTCTGGCAGAAGCATTGAGCTAACCCTATGGGGTGATTTCTGCAACCGGGAAGGTCAGGACCTGCAAGAGATGTTTGAGTCAGGGTACTTTCCTGTCATTGCTGTAAAGGCTGCAAAGGTCAATGATTTTAGTGGGAAATCCGTTGGTACGATTTCTTCAACTCAGCTCTTTGTCAATCCCGATATTCCCGAAGCTCACAAATTGACTGAGTGGTTTCAGCGAGGGGGAAAGGATTGTGCTGCTCAGTCTATCTCAAAAGATGTTATGCCTCTCGGTGGAAAGAATGAGAGACGCAAAACTATTTCCCAGATCAAGGATGAGGGTCTTGGGAGGTCTGAGAAACCAGACTGGGTTACTGTCAAGGCTACTATCGCTTTTATCAAAACAGATAATTTCTGTTACACTGCATGCCCCTTGATGATTGGAGACAGACGGTGCAATAAAAAAGTCACAAAGTCGGGTAATGCAAGATGGGTCTGTGATCGGTGCAATCAAGAatttgaagagtgtgattatcgCTACTTGCTTCAAGCACAGATTCAGGATCATTCGGGAGTGGTTTGGGTAACCGCATTTCAAGAAACTGGGGAAGAGATCTTGGGCTGTCCAGCTAATGAGCTGTACAAGTTAAAATCTGAAGAGCAAGATGACAGATTTGCTGAGATAATTCGTAGCAAGATCTTTGTTCCATTCCTtttcaagctaaaaataaaagagGAAACTTATGGTGAAGAGCAGAGAGTAAAGACAACTGTTGTGAGAGCGGATAAAATAGACTATGTGGCTGAGAGTAGGCATTTGCTGGATACAATCACAAAGCACCGTAAGCGTTGA
- the LOC130814726 gene encoding mechanosensitive ion channel protein 10-like — translation MTMEGRREFLRNSENNDVVVSMNAQMSPDITPKISPFSTPQRYQRVPIPNEFIRKYTSLKSSGLSKPKSRLVEPPSPRDETLEVDSANIVSSSKSPLRNTPKVSPRVGVGTPKSPFSTQGKYGKDEEEVYKSVILQENRKSRKNFLVLLEWIVLISLIGLLINSLTIHQLKDISICGLELWKWCVLVIVMFCGRLVTGWFMTIVIYLVERKFLFKKKAIYFAYGLRNSVRVFLWLSFVLIAWILLVIHRNHRTKRTKKVLHYITMSISGSLVGAATWLVKTILIKTLALSFHVKRFFDRIQESLLHQYVLQTLSEPPCMEMTEISGRSRYGGQLNLERRTKGDGVKEDVINMGKLHNMNREKVSGWTMKRLIKVIRRTNLSTISIAANFGDDHDIGKQYEDITSEWEAKLAAVKIFHNIAKPGCKYIEEEDLLRFMKTDEVKQVFPSFEGAIETGRITKSAMQKWVVDAYQERKILALSLNDTKTAVEELNKVVSSIVLIEIIIVWNLMMEFLTPRILVFISAQLLLAVFMFGNSAKTVLEAIIFVFVMHPFDVGDRCVIDGVQMVVEEMNILTTIFLRYDNEKITYPNSVLATKPISNLNRSPEMSDSVEFSIDFSTTVDTIAALKTKIKLYIESKPEIWRPSHSVQLIDIVNINNIKMALYITHTINFQNIGEKGTRKSDLVLELKKIFEELGIKYDLLPQEVQIRYVDAPVCASVPRL, via the exons ATGACAATGGAGGGTAGAAGAGAATTTTTAAGGAACAGTGAAAATAATGATGTTGTAGTATCCATGAATGCTCAAATGTCTCCTGATATTACTCCAAAAATAAGCCCCTTTTCAACTCCCCAAAGATATCAAAGAGTCCCAATCCCAAATGAGTTCATAAGAAAGTACACTTCACTAAAAAGCTCCGGTTTATCGAAACCTAAATCGAGACTAGTTGAGCCACCATCGCCTAGAGATGAAACATTAGAGGTTGATAGCGCGAATATAGTAAGTAGTTCAAAATCCCCTCTTAGAAATACACCCAAAGTGTCTCCTAGAGTTGGTGTAGGCACTCCCAAATCACCCTTTTCAACCCAAGGAAAATACGGAAAGGATGAAGAGGAAGTTTACAAATCGGTTATTCTTCAAGAAAATCGAAAATCTCGAAAGAATTTCTTGGTCTTACTAGAATGGATTGTATTGATTAGCTTGATAGGTTTATTGATCAATAGCTTAACTATCCACCAATTGAAGGATATCTCAATATGCGGTTTAGAACTTTGGAAATGGTGTGTTCTTGTAATTGTGATGTTTTGTGGTCGCTTGGTGACCGGATGGTTCATGACCATTGTAATTTACTTGGTGGAACGAAAATTTTTGTTTAAGAAGAAAGCTATATATTTTGCTTATGGACTAAGGAACAGTGTACGCGTTTTCCTTTGGTTAAGTTTTGTACTTATAGCATGGATTTTGTTAGTTATACATCGGAACCATAGAACAAAAAGAACGAAAAAAGTGTTACATTATATAACTATGAGTATTTCGGGGAGTCTAGTAGGGGCTGCAACATGGCTAGTGAAGACGATACTGATTAAAACGTTAGCTTTATCGTTCCATGTTAAGAGGTTCTTTGATCGGATTCAAGAGTCATTGTTGCATCAATATGTTTTGCAAACGCTTTCTGAGCCACCGTGTATGGAGATGACAGAAATTTCAGGCAGATCAAGATATGGTGGTCAGCTGAATTTAGAGCGAAGAACAAAAGGTGACGGAGTAAAAGAAGATGTTATCAACATGGGCAAGCTTCACAATATGAACCGAGAAAAAGTGTCTGGATGGACTATGAAACGGTTGATCAAGGTCATAAGACGAACAAATTTGTCTACGATTTCTATTGCTGCTAACTTTGGGGATGATCATGATATCGGTAAGCAGTATGAAGATATCACTAGTGAATGGGAAGCAAAACTTGCTGCTGTTAAGATCTTCCACAATATTGCTAAACCGGGTTGCAA GTATATTGAAGAGGAAGATCTGTTGCGTTTCATGAAAACCGATGAGGTGAAGCAAGTGTTTCCTTCGTTCGAGGGGGCTATTGAAACAGGAAGGATCACGAAATCTGCTATGCAGAAATGGGTG GTTGATGCTTACCAGGAGCGGAAAATTCTAGCTCTATCGTTAAATGACACAAAAACTGCAGTCGAAGAATTAAATAAAGTTGTTTCAAGCATAGTCTTGATAGAAATTATCATTGTGTGGAATCTTATGATGGAATTCTTAACCCCAAGAATACTTGTCTTCATTTCAGCTCAACTGTTGCTTGCTGTGTTTATGTTTGGCAACTCCGCCAAAACTGTTCTCGAGGCGATTATATTTGTGTTTGTAATGCATCCATTTGATGTGGGTGACCGTTGTGTGATTGATGGTGTTCAG ATGGTTGTTGAAGAGATGAACATATTGACGACGATCTTCTTAAGATATGATAACGAAAAGATTACGTATCCAAATTCTGTTCTGGCAACCAAACCCATCAGCAATCTCAATCGAAGCCCAGAAATGAGTGACTCGGTGGAGTTTTCTATCGACTTTTCAACTACAGTCGATACCATTGCTGCTCTAAAGACTAAGATTAAATT ATACATAGAAAGCAAACCAGAAATATGGCGTCCAAGTCATAGCGTGCAGCTGATAGACATAGTGAACATTAACAACATTAAGATGGCTCTTTACATCACCCACACGATCAATTTTCAGAATATTGGCGAAAAAGGCACCAGAAAGTCTGATCTCGTCTTGGAATTGAAGAAAATATTCGAGGAGTTGGGCATCAAATATGATCTTCTGCCACAGGAAGTGCAAATCAGGTATGTTGATGCACCTGTATGTGCTTCTGTGCCTCGGTTATGA